In one window of Janthinobacterium sp. 1_2014MBL_MicDiv DNA:
- a CDS encoding 5'-nucleotidase — MAYPIEHKLVIGVASSALFDLSESHQVYLDSGPEEYRKYQEAHITEVLPRGVAFPFIRRFLNINKHYPRQSPVEVVLFSRNSPETGLRVMHSIAHYGLDISRAAFMTGQSPYPYLPAFNASLFLSANEDDVRSALDCGYPAGLVLPSRTEDDVSDEELRVAFDFDGVIADDEAETVFKRNNDVDEFHAHETLNVGTPHRPGPLADLFQKLATMQRLEEKAQRRDPGYKKLLRIAIITARNAPSHERVVTTLKSWGVAADETFFLGGMDKSRVLAVFKPHIFFDDQMSHLKSAGGTIPMVHVPFGIANARA; from the coding sequence ATGGCTTATCCTATCGAACACAAGCTGGTCATCGGCGTCGCCTCGAGCGCGCTGTTCGACCTGTCCGAGTCGCACCAGGTCTACCTCGACAGCGGCCCCGAGGAATACCGCAAGTACCAGGAAGCGCATATAACCGAGGTGCTGCCGCGGGGCGTGGCCTTCCCCTTCATCCGCCGCTTCCTGAACATCAACAAGCACTATCCGCGCCAGTCGCCCGTGGAAGTGGTGCTGTTTTCGCGCAATTCGCCGGAAACGGGCTTGCGCGTCATGCACTCGATCGCCCATTACGGCCTCGACATCTCGCGCGCCGCCTTCATGACGGGCCAGTCGCCGTATCCCTACCTGCCCGCCTTCAACGCGTCGCTGTTCCTCAGCGCCAATGAAGACGACGTGCGCAGCGCGCTGGACTGCGGCTACCCTGCCGGCCTGGTGCTGCCGTCGCGCACGGAAGACGATGTCAGCGACGAAGAGCTGCGCGTGGCCTTCGATTTCGACGGCGTGATCGCCGACGACGAAGCGGAAACCGTGTTCAAGCGCAACAACGACGTCGATGAATTCCACGCCCACGAAACCCTGAACGTGGGCACGCCGCACCGCCCCGGTCCGCTGGCCGACCTGTTCCAGAAGCTGGCCACCATGCAGCGCCTGGAGGAAAAGGCGCAGCGGCGCGACCCCGGCTACAAGAAGCTGCTGCGCATCGCCATCATCACGGCGCGCAACGCCCCGTCGCACGAGCGCGTCGTGACGACGCTGAAAAGCTGGGGCGTGGCGGCCGACGAGACGTTTTTCCTCGGCGGCATGGACAAGTCGCGCGTGCTGGCCGTGTTCAAGCCGCATATCTTCTTCGATGACCAGATGAGCCATCTGAAATCGGCGGGCGGCACGATACCGATGGTGCATGTCCCGTTCGGCATCGCCAATGCCCGCGCCTGA
- a CDS encoding methyl-accepting chemotaxis protein: protein MFKNLLIKWKLATLVAVMMAALLVVGICGYTGIATVGDAVNEIGVVRLPSIQGLLMINEGQTAVAAATLTAAIYENNYQAQDKFAEALQLRTKAWTNIEAGRKLYEPLPQTPEEAVLWKRFLDEWTAWKADDDKVRAILRQLADNRDEQQQKTLFVAFYKQYQDSRSLFSKAEGSLNEIIKLNNGVAEASVTAGGAAVVRSESLMLILALLASAVGIACAAYITRAITQPINSAVKVAQTVASGDLTSHIDVQTTEETGQLLQALKDMNTSLVSIVGQVRSGTDTIATASSQIASGNLDLSSRTEEQASSLEETASSMEELTSTVRQNADNAQQANQLARSASGVAVKGGEVVGKVVETMDAINESSRKIVDIISVIDGIAFQTNILALNAAVEAARAGEQGRGFAVVATEVRNLAQRSAGAAKEIKTLIGDSVVAVDAGSKLVAEAGSTMAEIVSSVQRVTDIMAEISLATQEQSSGIDQINQAIGQMDQVTQQNAALVEEAAAAAESLQEQSGQLAGVVSVFKLDGMQAAPARVAATASKPRVVAAPVRAAAKPRPVLRAVPSGHKNASRDDEWEVF from the coding sequence ATGTTTAAGAATTTACTGATCAAATGGAAGTTGGCGACGCTCGTCGCCGTGATGATGGCGGCGCTGCTGGTGGTGGGCATCTGCGGCTATACGGGCATCGCCACCGTGGGCGATGCCGTCAATGAAATCGGCGTGGTGCGCCTGCCGTCGATCCAGGGCTTGCTGATGATTAACGAAGGCCAGACGGCCGTCGCCGCCGCCACCCTGACGGCGGCCATCTATGAAAACAATTACCAGGCACAGGACAAGTTCGCGGAAGCGCTGCAGCTGCGCACCAAGGCCTGGACGAATATCGAGGCGGGACGCAAGCTGTACGAGCCGCTGCCGCAGACGCCCGAGGAAGCCGTGCTGTGGAAGCGCTTCCTGGACGAGTGGACGGCCTGGAAGGCGGACGACGACAAGGTGCGCGCCATCCTGCGCCAGCTGGCCGACAACCGCGACGAACAGCAGCAAAAGACCCTGTTCGTGGCGTTCTACAAGCAATACCAGGATTCGCGCAGCCTGTTCAGCAAGGCCGAGGGCAGCCTGAACGAAATCATCAAGCTCAATAACGGCGTGGCCGAGGCCAGCGTGACGGCGGGCGGCGCGGCCGTGGTCCGCTCGGAAAGCCTGATGCTGATCCTGGCGCTGCTGGCGTCGGCCGTGGGCATCGCCTGCGCCGCCTACATCACGCGCGCCATCACGCAACCGATCAACTCGGCCGTGAAAGTGGCGCAGACGGTGGCCTCGGGCGACCTGACCAGCCATATCGACGTGCAGACGACGGAAGAAACGGGCCAGCTGCTGCAGGCCCTCAAAGACATGAACACGAGCCTGGTGAGCATCGTCGGCCAGGTGCGCAGCGGGACGGACACCATCGCCACGGCCTCGTCGCAGATCGCCAGCGGCAACCTGGACCTGTCTTCGCGCACGGAAGAGCAGGCCAGCTCGCTGGAAGAGACGGCGTCGTCGATGGAAGAACTGACCTCCACCGTGCGCCAGAACGCCGACAACGCCCAGCAAGCGAACCAGCTGGCGCGCAGCGCCTCGGGCGTGGCCGTCAAGGGCGGCGAGGTGGTGGGCAAGGTGGTCGAGACCATGGATGCTATCAACGAATCGTCGCGCAAGATCGTCGACATCATTTCCGTCATCGACGGCATCGCCTTCCAGACGAATATCCTGGCCTTGAACGCGGCCGTGGAAGCGGCGCGCGCGGGCGAGCAGGGGCGCGGCTTTGCCGTCGTGGCGACGGAAGTGCGTAATCTGGCCCAAAGATCGGCTGGCGCAGCGAAAGAAATCAAGACCCTGATCGGCGACTCCGTCGTGGCGGTGGACGCGGGCAGCAAGCTGGTGGCCGAGGCGGGCAGCACGATGGCGGAAATCGTTTCCAGTGTGCAGCGCGTGACGGACATCATGGCGGAAATCAGCCTGGCCACGCAGGAGCAAAGCTCGGGCATCGACCAGATCAACCAGGCCATCGGCCAGATGGACCAGGTGACGCAGCAGAATGCGGCCCTGGTGGAAGAGGCGGCCGCCGCGGCCGAATCGTTGCAGGAACAGTCGGGCCAGCTGGCCGGCGTGGTCAGCGTCTTCAAGCTTGACGGCATGCAGGCAGCGCCGGCGCGCGTGGCGGCGACGGCGAGCAAGCCGCGCGTCGTGGCGGCGCCCGTGCGCGCGGCCGCGAAACCGCGTCCCGTGCTGCGCGCCGTGCCGTCCGGGCACAAGAACGCATCGCGCGATGACGAGTGGGAAGTATTCTGA
- a CDS encoding lipase secretion chaperone: MRTNAKWMMTGGVAALALYLALRPGEPPAPPPEKAEPDLFAFVRSMEGTRPDGNVTVAAGDKLVVDAELGHLFDYYLAGLGEKPLAAIRNQIEAELDQRLAPVPAREAKRLLGAYLDYRQALAGAEQALPAQADPAMAARARLQAMRALRGNYFTAQESAGLFGASDAYDDDAVARMTILGDATLDEAQRQAKLAALDQHLSPAQRAARDAPLQVTKLDASVQALRAQGGGENEVYRLRASTFTPAAAARLAELDREESQWQQRIIAYQAQKASLPGGAQDATAVQQLRDASFTPDEQRRLGAYE; encoded by the coding sequence ATGCGCACGAACGCGAAATGGATGATGACGGGCGGCGTGGCGGCCCTGGCCCTGTATCTGGCGCTGCGGCCGGGCGAGCCGCCGGCCCCGCCGCCGGAAAAGGCCGAGCCGGACCTGTTTGCGTTCGTGCGCTCGATGGAAGGCACGCGGCCCGACGGCAACGTGACGGTGGCCGCCGGCGACAAGCTGGTGGTCGACGCGGAACTGGGCCACCTGTTCGACTATTACCTGGCGGGCCTCGGCGAAAAGCCGCTGGCCGCCATCCGCAACCAGATCGAGGCGGAGCTGGACCAGCGCCTGGCGCCCGTCCCCGCGCGCGAAGCGAAGCGCCTGCTGGGCGCTTACCTCGACTACAGGCAGGCGCTGGCCGGCGCGGAACAGGCCCTGCCCGCGCAAGCCGACCCCGCCATGGCGGCCCGCGCGCGGCTGCAAGCCATGCGTGCCTTGCGCGGCAATTATTTTACGGCGCAGGAAAGCGCGGGCCTGTTCGGCGCCAGCGACGCGTATGACGACGATGCCGTGGCGCGCATGACGATACTCGGCGACGCCACGCTGGACGAGGCGCAGCGCCAGGCGAAACTGGCGGCGCTGGACCAGCACCTGTCGCCGGCCCAGCGCGCCGCGCGCGACGCGCCGCTGCAGGTGACCAAGCTGGACGCCTCGGTGCAGGCGCTGCGGGCCCAGGGCGGCGGCGAGAATGAAGTCTACCGCCTGCGCGCCAGCACGTTCACGCCGGCGGCGGCGGCGCGCCTGGCCGAGCTGGACCGCGAAGAATCGCAATGGCAGCAGCGCATCATCGCCTATCAGGCGCAAAAGGCCAGCCTGCCCGGCGGCGCGCAGGACGCGACGGCCGTACAGCAGCTGCGCGACGCCAGTTTCACGCCGGACGAACAGCGCAGGCTGGGCGCCTACGAATGA
- a CDS encoding lipase family alpha/beta hydrolase has translation MKTRFWQLLSTLLLAIAILPGSASAAGYTQTKYPIVLVHGLFGFDKLGPVEYFYGVPAALRSGGAQVYVTTVSAANSTEVRGEQLLSQVRQILAATGAAKVNLIGHSHGGPTARYVASVRPDLVASVTSVAGVNKGSKVADILIGAAPNTSGALGNALASLIGILSGNKGLPQNAGASLASLSTAGSLAFNSRHPQGIPATACGEGAYQVQGVHYFSWSGAQPYTNVLDVGDPLLAAISLAFGGAKNDGLVSSCSSHLGKVIRDDYAMNHLDEVNQFVGIVNLFETSPVTVFRQQANRLQGLGL, from the coding sequence ATGAAGACTCGCTTTTGGCAACTGCTATCCACGCTGCTCCTCGCCATCGCCATCCTGCCCGGCAGCGCCAGCGCGGCCGGCTACACGCAAACGAAATACCCGATCGTGCTCGTGCACGGCCTGTTCGGCTTCGACAAGCTGGGTCCCGTCGAATATTTCTATGGCGTCCCCGCTGCCCTGCGCAGCGGCGGCGCGCAAGTCTATGTAACCACCGTGTCGGCCGCCAACAGCACGGAAGTGCGCGGCGAGCAGCTGCTGTCGCAGGTGCGGCAAATCCTCGCCGCCACGGGCGCGGCCAAGGTCAACCTGATCGGCCATAGCCACGGCGGCCCCACGGCCCGCTACGTGGCCTCCGTGCGGCCCGACCTGGTGGCGTCCGTCACCAGCGTGGCCGGCGTCAACAAGGGTTCGAAGGTGGCCGACATCCTCATCGGCGCGGCCCCCAACACGAGTGGTGCGCTGGGCAATGCGCTCGCCAGTCTGATCGGCATTTTGTCGGGCAACAAGGGGCTGCCGCAAAACGCGGGCGCCTCGCTGGCCTCGCTGTCCACGGCCGGTTCGCTGGCCTTCAACAGCCGCCATCCGCAAGGCATCCCGGCCACGGCCTGCGGCGAAGGCGCCTACCAGGTGCAGGGCGTGCACTACTTTTCGTGGAGCGGCGCGCAGCCGTACACGAACGTGCTCGACGTGGGCGACCCGCTGCTGGCCGCCATCAGCCTGGCCTTTGGCGGCGCCAAGAACGATGGCCTCGTCAGCAGCTGCTCGAGCCACCTGGGCAAGGTGATCCGCGACGATTACGCGATGAACCATCTCGATGAAGTCAACCAGTTCGTCGGCATCGTCAACCTGTTCGAGACCAGCCCCGTCACCGTCTTCCGCCAGCAGGCCAACCGCCTGCAAGGCCTGGGACTGTAA
- a CDS encoding TetR/AcrR family transcriptional regulator → MHLSTHFNFEQFQQMTPLNGENIWEYILDRHAGRIGVKRRKPALENLERIFGATFRLANDVGFRAMSLRDLCRETGLSMGGLYGYITSKDQLAEMIEDVVRHATQALPLLFADVKSPLDRLEAMIRSSIYLSEVLQPWFYFVFMDSRVLQVEQRSMAKNSELFVQTLIAATIAEIEPKPHGDPTLLSAHCLALFQDWYVKRWKYRAAKVNVDDFADSVVSTVRRYLSMSGEVGRTSAA, encoded by the coding sequence ATGCACTTGTCGACCCATTTTAATTTCGAACAGTTTCAGCAGATGACGCCCTTGAATGGCGAAAACATCTGGGAATATATTCTTGACCGCCACGCGGGCCGTATCGGCGTCAAGCGCCGCAAGCCGGCGCTGGAAAATCTCGAACGCATCTTCGGCGCCACGTTCCGCCTGGCCAATGACGTCGGTTTCCGCGCCATGAGCTTGCGCGACCTGTGCCGCGAGACGGGGCTGTCGATGGGCGGCCTGTATGGCTACATCACCAGCAAGGACCAATTGGCCGAAATGATCGAGGACGTGGTGCGCCACGCCACGCAGGCGTTGCCGCTGCTGTTCGCCGACGTGAAGTCGCCGCTGGACCGCCTGGAAGCGATGATACGCTCGTCGATCTACCTGTCAGAAGTGCTGCAGCCGTGGTTTTACTTCGTCTTCATGGATTCGCGCGTGCTGCAGGTGGAGCAGCGCAGCATGGCGAAGAACTCCGAACTGTTCGTCCAGACCCTGATCGCCGCCACCATCGCGGAAATCGAGCCGAAGCCGCATGGCGATCCCACCTTGCTCTCCGCGCACTGCCTGGCCCTGTTCCAGGACTGGTACGTGAAACGCTGGAAGTACCGCGCCGCGAAAGTCAATGTCGACGATTTTGCCGATAGCGTGGTCAGTACGGTGCGCAGGTATTTGAGCATGAGCGGCGAGGTAGGTCGGACTAGCGCAGCGTAA
- a CDS encoding penicillin-binding protein 1A, with amino-acid sequence MRGVILAGCAALAGALLLAAYLFLYVKPRLPALDVITDYQPKIPLRVYTADNVLIGEFGEEHRDFVPIAQVPEMMKKALLAIEDSRFYEHHGIDFVRAGGAVLSNLRHGFGHGGGSTITMQVARNFFLTREKVASRKLNEIMLALKIESALSKEQILELYMNQMYLGQRSFGFGSAAQTYFGKPLSELSIAEMAMLAGLPQNPSRHNPISNPKKAHARQQLVLKRMRELDYISEGQYRQALAQPLHVNSRGKQGFDTHAEYVAELARQAVFAQYKEDSYTRGISVYTTILKADQDAAYASTRRNVIAYDQRHGYRGPETFIDLPPDAEQRDDAIDAALQKRPDSDGLIAAVVTDVASGKVVADTGDGDAKTITGDGLRFAAPALSAKAGAGIKLRPGAVIRISQDAKGNWTITQVPLVAAAFVSLDADTGAYHAMVGGFDYNLQKFNHVTQAWRQPGSAMKPFVYSAALEKGFSPATLINDVPLALQAGGKVWAPQNDDFKFDGPITMRYALAQSKNVASVRILRALGVSYTHDFLEKFGFDPARQPNNLTMALGTGSVTPVQMAGAYALFANGGHQVEPYLIDRIVDAKGAILMQTKPPAPNDDKTLALDPRNAFVMDSMLREVTRSGTGAAATKKLGRSDLAGKTGTTSDAVDGWFAGYGGGIVAVAWMGYDEPKSLGGREFGATLAMPIWIDYMRTALSTRPQVARAVPAGLSQVDGEWMYDEFIDMNGVKTLDMEAETPTDPAAVPETLPPETTN; translated from the coding sequence ATGCGCGGCGTCATCCTCGCCGGCTGCGCCGCGCTGGCTGGCGCCCTGCTGCTGGCCGCCTACCTGTTCCTGTATGTCAAACCGCGCCTGCCCGCGCTCGACGTCATCACCGACTACCAGCCGAAGATCCCGCTGCGCGTGTACACGGCCGACAATGTGCTGATCGGCGAATTCGGCGAGGAGCACCGCGACTTCGTGCCCATCGCGCAAGTGCCGGAAATGATGAAAAAGGCCCTGCTGGCCATCGAGGACAGCCGCTTCTACGAACACCACGGCATCGACTTCGTGCGCGCCGGCGGCGCCGTGCTGTCGAATTTGCGCCACGGCTTCGGCCACGGCGGCGGCTCGACCATCACCATGCAGGTGGCGCGCAATTTCTTCCTGACGCGCGAAAAAGTCGCCTCGCGCAAGCTGAACGAGATCATGCTGGCCCTGAAGATCGAATCGGCCCTGTCGAAGGAGCAGATTCTCGAGCTGTACATGAACCAGATGTACCTGGGCCAGCGCTCGTTCGGCTTCGGCAGCGCGGCGCAGACCTACTTCGGCAAGCCGCTGTCCGAGCTGTCAATCGCGGAAATGGCCATGCTGGCCGGCCTGCCGCAAAACCCCTCGCGCCACAACCCGATCAGCAATCCGAAAAAGGCGCACGCGCGCCAGCAGCTGGTCTTGAAACGCATGCGCGAACTCGATTACATCAGCGAAGGCCAGTACCGGCAGGCGCTGGCGCAGCCGCTGCATGTCAACAGCCGCGGCAAGCAGGGTTTCGACACGCACGCCGAATACGTGGCCGAACTGGCGCGCCAGGCCGTGTTTGCGCAATACAAGGAAGACAGCTACACCAGGGGCATCAGCGTCTACACGACGATCTTGAAGGCGGACCAGGATGCGGCCTACGCCTCGACGCGCCGCAACGTCATCGCCTACGACCAGCGCCACGGCTACCGCGGCCCGGAAACCTTCATCGACTTGCCGCCTGATGCGGAACAACGCGACGACGCCATCGATGCTGCGCTGCAAAAACGCCCGGACAGCGACGGCCTGATCGCCGCCGTCGTCACCGACGTCGCCAGCGGCAAGGTGGTGGCCGACACCGGCGACGGCGACGCCAAGACCATCACGGGCGACGGCCTGCGCTTCGCCGCCCCGGCCCTGTCCGCCAAGGCCGGCGCCGGCATCAAGCTGCGCCCGGGCGCCGTGATCCGCATCAGCCAGGACGCCAAGGGCAACTGGACCATCACGCAAGTGCCGCTGGTGGCCGCCGCCTTCGTCTCGCTGGACGCCGACACGGGCGCCTACCACGCCATGGTGGGCGGCTTCGACTACAACCTGCAAAAGTTCAACCACGTCACGCAGGCGTGGCGCCAGCCCGGTTCGGCCATGAAACCCTTCGTGTATTCGGCGGCGCTGGAAAAAGGCTTTTCGCCGGCCACCCTGATCAACGACGTGCCTTTGGCACTGCAGGCGGGCGGCAAGGTGTGGGCGCCGCAGAATGACGATTTCAAGTTCGACGGCCCCATCACCATGCGCTATGCGCTGGCGCAATCGAAGAACGTGGCCTCGGTGCGCATCCTGCGCGCGCTGGGCGTGTCGTACACGCACGACTTCCTCGAGAAATTCGGTTTCGACCCGGCGCGCCAGCCGAACAACCTGACCATGGCGCTGGGCACGGGTTCCGTCACGCCCGTGCAGATGGCGGGCGCCTACGCCCTGTTCGCCAACGGCGGCCACCAGGTGGAACCGTATTTGATCGACCGCATCGTCGACGCCAAGGGCGCCATCCTGATGCAGACCAAGCCGCCGGCACCGAACGACGACAAGACCCTGGCGCTGGACCCGCGCAACGCCTTCGTCATGGACAGCATGCTGCGCGAAGTGACGCGCTCGGGCACGGGCGCGGCGGCGACGAAGAAACTCGGACGCAGCGACCTTGCCGGCAAGACGGGCACCACCAGCGACGCCGTCGACGGCTGGTTCGCCGGCTACGGCGGCGGCATCGTGGCGGTGGCGTGGATGGGCTATGACGAGCCGAAATCGCTGGGCGGGCGCGAATTCGGCGCCACCCTGGCCATGCCGATCTGGATCGACTACATGCGCACGGCCCTGTCGACGCGCCCGCAAGTCGCGCGCGCCGTGCCGGCGGGCCTGAGCCAGGTCGATGGCGAATGGATGTACGATGAATTCATCGACATGAACGGCGTGAAAACGCTGGATATGGAGGCCGAGACGCCGACGGATCCGGCGGCCGTGCCGGAGACGCTGCCGCCGGAAACCACGAACTGA
- a CDS encoding OPT family oligopeptide transporter gives MAKDAMPSAVKPYIPADAKLPEMTFRALFMGVILGMVFGASSLYLVLKVGLTVSASIPVAVIAITLFGLAKKVGGKDSSILENSITQTAGSAGESLAFGLGVTMPAILILGFDLEISRVMLVGVLGGLLGILMMIPMRRTMIVDQHKELKFPEGTACAEVLKAAATEESRIAAGESIEKDSAAAKDAKRRAKIIFGGFAVGLLYKVFNISFKGWKDTPGVEFGAPLKAGSIGAEISPELLGVGYIIGPRIAATMAAGGVLSYLVLIPMIKFFGDSLTTVLSPGTKLISEMGADDIRSAYVLYIGAGAVAAGGLISLVRAMPMIWRSLSAGLKGLGKGVKVTSTLRTEQDIPLKWVIIGCLSIIAVITFATPLHMNFLGALLILVFGFLFATVSSRLTGEIGSSSNPISGMAVATLLFTCLIFLIMGWTGGRYYVTALSVGAIVCIAASNAGTTSQDLKTGYLVGATPRLQQYAILAGALSSALILGPILLKLNEASTVYVPAAQVAPGLTVDASKLTVTGELHGPQAETDHNTYKVWQKTDTVGGPAGKYFVKDDGQLAYLVDPGINGHYSKRPDGSEVKKYDAPKAVLMSYIIKGILDQQLPWTLVLFGVMIAVVLEMAGIPSLAFSVGVYLPLSSTLPIFVGGLVRWLADRRNNKLEHNARLNDEERQLAGDRSSGVLLASGYIAGGALAGIIIAITAGVLTHFDQMMADWAEHGNPFYAGMNSDVLSLLPYAAIIVLLYIVAREKKADKPQA, from the coding sequence ATGGCAAAAGATGCAATGCCGAGCGCCGTGAAGCCGTACATCCCGGCCGATGCGAAGCTGCCCGAGATGACCTTCCGCGCGCTGTTCATGGGCGTCATCCTGGGGATGGTCTTTGGCGCCTCCTCGCTCTACCTGGTGCTGAAAGTGGGCCTGACCGTCAGCGCCTCGATTCCCGTCGCCGTGATCGCCATCACCCTGTTCGGCCTGGCCAAGAAGGTGGGCGGCAAGGATTCCTCGATCCTGGAAAACAGCATCACGCAGACGGCCGGTTCGGCCGGCGAGTCGCTGGCCTTCGGCCTGGGCGTGACCATGCCCGCCATCCTGATCCTCGGCTTCGACCTGGAAATCTCGCGCGTCATGCTGGTCGGCGTCCTCGGCGGCCTGCTGGGCATCCTGATGATGATCCCGATGCGCCGCACCATGATCGTCGACCAGCACAAGGAACTCAAGTTCCCCGAAGGGACGGCCTGCGCCGAAGTGCTGAAGGCGGCCGCCACGGAAGAATCGCGCATCGCCGCCGGCGAAAGCATCGAAAAGGACTCGGCCGCCGCGAAGGACGCCAAGCGCCGCGCCAAGATCATCTTCGGCGGCTTCGCCGTCGGCTTGCTGTACAAGGTATTCAATATCTCGTTCAAGGGCTGGAAGGACACGCCGGGCGTGGAATTCGGCGCCCCGCTGAAGGCCGGCTCCATCGGCGCCGAGATTTCGCCCGAGCTGCTGGGCGTGGGCTACATCATCGGCCCGCGCATCGCCGCCACCATGGCGGCCGGCGGCGTGCTGTCGTACCTGGTGCTGATCCCGATGATCAAATTCTTCGGCGACAGCCTGACCACGGTGCTCTCGCCGGGTACCAAATTGATCAGCGAAATGGGCGCGGACGATATCCGTAGCGCCTATGTGCTGTACATCGGCGCCGGCGCCGTGGCGGCCGGCGGCCTGATTTCGCTGGTGCGCGCCATGCCCATGATCTGGCGCAGCCTGTCGGCCGGCCTGAAGGGCCTGGGCAAGGGCGTCAAGGTCACGTCGACCCTGCGCACGGAGCAGGATATCCCGCTGAAGTGGGTCATCATCGGCTGCCTGTCCATCATCGCCGTGATCACCTTCGCCACGCCGCTGCACATGAATTTCCTCGGCGCGCTGCTGATCCTCGTCTTCGGCTTCCTGTTTGCCACCGTCTCGTCGCGCCTGACCGGTGAAATCGGCTCGTCGTCGAATCCGATCTCGGGCATGGCCGTGGCCACCCTGCTGTTTACCTGTTTGATCTTCCTGATCATGGGCTGGACGGGCGGGCGTTACTATGTGACCGCCTTGTCGGTGGGCGCCATCGTGTGCATCGCCGCCAGCAATGCCGGCACCACCTCGCAAGACTTGAAAACCGGCTATCTGGTGGGCGCCACGCCGCGCCTGCAGCAGTACGCGATCCTGGCCGGTGCGCTGTCGTCGGCCCTGATCCTCGGCCCGATCCTGCTGAAGCTGAACGAGGCGAGCACCGTCTACGTGCCGGCCGCGCAAGTGGCGCCAGGCCTGACGGTCGATGCGTCGAAGCTGACGGTGACGGGCGAGCTGCATGGCCCGCAAGCCGAGACCGACCACAATACGTATAAAGTCTGGCAAAAGACCGATACCGTGGGCGGCCCGGCCGGCAAGTACTTCGTCAAGGACGATGGCCAGCTGGCCTACCTGGTCGATCCGGGCATCAATGGCCATTACAGCAAGCGTCCGGACGGCTCGGAAGTGAAGAAATACGATGCGCCGAAGGCCGTGCTGATGTCCTACATCATCAAGGGCATCCTCGACCAGCAGCTGCCGTGGACCCTGGTGCTGTTCGGCGTGATGATCGCCGTGGTGCTGGAAATGGCCGGCATCCCGTCGCTGGCGTTCTCGGTGGGCGTCTACCTGCCGCTGTCGTCGACCCTGCCGATCTTCGTCGGCGGCCTGGTGCGCTGGCTGGCGGACCGCCGCAACAACAAGCTGGAACACAACGCCAGGCTCAATGACGAAGAGCGCCAGCTGGCGGGCGACCGCAGCTCGGGCGTGCTGCTGGCGTCGGGCTACATCGCCGGCGGCGCGCTGGCCGGCATCATCATCGCCATTACGGCCGGCGTGCTGACGCACTTCGACCAGATGATGGCCGACTGGGCCGAGCATGGCAACCCGTTCTACGCGGGCATGAACTCGGACGTGCTGTCGCTGCTGCCGTACGCTGCCATCATCGTGCTGCTGTATATCGTGGCGCGCGAGAAGAAAGCCGACAAGCCGCAGGCTTGA